The Terriglobales bacterium genome includes the window GCCCGCGCTGGCAGACCAAGATCCGCTGGCGGGTGCTGGCGGCTGCGCTGATCCTGGGCTCGCTCCTGGCGCCCAATGTGCGCAGCGGCCTCGTCCTGTTAGGCGCGCTGGCCTGGCTGGCCGCCGCCAACCTGCTGGCCAAGCTCGCGCTGCCCGCACGCTGGTTCGCCGCCTATTTCTGGACGACGGATTTCCTGCTCCTCGCCGCCCTGCTGCTGCTGGCGCGCCTCGATCTCTTGCTCGCGGCTGCGCTGCTCGCCGCGGCCGCGCATCTTTCTATCATCATAGCCGACGGGAACCCGTTGCCCTGGGCAGGCGCCATGCTGGCCTGGAGCGGGCTCCTTCTTCTCGCCGCCGGCCTCCAGCGCGGGACGCCGTGGCCGGGGTGGCTCCCGCCCGCCGGCCTGGTGCTCGTCTCCGCCCTGGGAACCGGCCTGCTGGTCGCGCGCGTCCAGCGCCACCATGCCGCCAACATCGCCGCCGCGCTGCGCGACCTCGAGGACTTTACCGGCTACGACGCCGCCCGCATCCGCCATCTGTGGGCGACCAGCAATCAGGAACTGGCGCGCGCCTGGCAGCAGGCCGCCATCCCCGAAACCGACCGCGAGCGCATGGCCGCGTGGTACCGCGACCACTCCGAGCTCTACCTGTTCGCCATCTCCGCCTACAACCTGGAGTACAAGCGGCTGCGCTCCAACCTGCGCGCACTGGCGCTGGCCCGCGGCGCCTGCCTCGACTACGGAGCCGGCGACGGCGAACTCATCCTGGAGCTGGCACGCC containing:
- a CDS encoding class I SAM-dependent methyltransferase — encoded protein: MDYRHEQSFLRRSRLLGLLAGALVLAAAAAALRVAPPGKALTIAVVLIALALAASLFYSPDYLHFTVNPEKRPRWQTKIRWRVLAAALILGSLLAPNVRSGLVLLGALAWLAAANLLAKLALPARWFAAYFWTTDFLLLAALLLLARLDLLLAAALLAAAAHLSIIIADGNPLPWAGAMLAWSGLLLLAAGLQRGTPWPGWLPPAGLVLVSALGTGLLVARVQRHHAANIAAALRDLEDFTGYDAARIRHLWATSNQELARAWQQAAIPETDRERMAAWYRDHSELYLFAISAYNLEYKRLRSNLRALALARGACLDYGAGDGELILELARRGHPAAYFDVDGVTKKFARHRAQRLGLALDFFSSKEELARAAQQRRFDTIFSFDVLEHIPDLAGELDFLSSLLAPGGLFAFDVPAGSTRSHPMHLNHALDVRAHLRRKGMQEGRSRLARLFAKRDQHRFRAPST